A genomic window from Algoriphagus sp. Y33 includes:
- the recJ gene encoding single-stranded-DNA-specific exonuclease RecJ — MEYLWKQKPKTSQLAIDRLSKEINVNPTLANMLINRGVGSFEQAKSYFRPSLVQLHDPFLMKDMAEAVDRIQEAIAGEEKIMVYGDYDVDGTTAVALMYGFLKTFYPDVVFYIPDRYKEGYGISEKGVRFAAENNIKLIIALDCGIKAIEKVALASQLGIDFIICDHHTPGDELPAAVAVLDAKRSDCNYPYKELSGAGVGFKLIQAIAAKRGIDSSQLDAYLDLVAVSIAADIVPITGENRILAYYGLDRINNTPRPGLKALMLSSNLEKDIGISDVVFKIGPRINASGRLEHAKASVELLISSDLEGAMERAKVVDEVNATRRNFDENITKEAFEMIASREELTMWNSTVLFKEDWHKGVIGIVASRCIEKYYRPTIILTESNGKATGSARSVVDFNIYEAIEECADLLDQFGGHMYAAGLTLSVENVPAFQEKFEAVVKSRIEEVHRKPVIEVDDELLLDQINYKFYNILKQMAPFGPGNTEPIFRIANVYAEDVTVLKDKHLRFKIVQDGQVTTPVCLGFGMADRAKDPDLTTVNMLRGKMRFDIVAEMRENVFRDKSSLQLYVKDIKFD; from the coding sequence ATGGAGTACCTCTGGAAACAAAAGCCCAAAACCTCACAATTGGCAATAGATCGCCTGAGCAAGGAGATCAATGTCAATCCAACATTGGCAAACATGCTGATTAATCGTGGAGTGGGCAGTTTTGAACAGGCAAAGAGTTACTTCCGGCCATCTTTGGTTCAGTTGCACGATCCTTTTCTGATGAAAGATATGGCTGAGGCTGTGGACAGAATCCAGGAGGCGATTGCAGGTGAAGAGAAGATCATGGTTTATGGAGATTATGATGTGGATGGTACCACCGCAGTGGCACTGATGTACGGTTTCCTGAAGACGTTCTATCCCGATGTGGTTTTTTATATCCCTGATCGCTATAAGGAGGGCTATGGCATATCGGAAAAAGGTGTTCGATTTGCCGCTGAGAATAATATTAAGTTGATCATTGCGCTGGATTGTGGTATTAAGGCTATAGAGAAGGTTGCTTTAGCCTCACAGCTAGGAATTGATTTTATTATCTGCGATCACCACACTCCGGGAGATGAACTGCCCGCTGCTGTGGCAGTCTTGGATGCCAAACGCAGCGATTGCAATTATCCCTACAAAGAACTTAGCGGTGCCGGTGTTGGCTTCAAATTGATCCAGGCTATAGCTGCAAAACGTGGAATCGACAGTTCTCAGTTGGATGCCTATCTGGATCTGGTAGCAGTAAGTATCGCGGCGGACATTGTTCCGATCACCGGTGAAAATAGAATTCTTGCTTATTATGGACTCGATCGGATAAATAATACACCCCGTCCGGGATTGAAAGCCTTAATGTTGAGCAGCAATTTGGAAAAGGACATAGGCATCTCTGACGTGGTATTCAAAATTGGCCCGAGAATAAATGCTTCAGGAAGATTGGAACATGCCAAGGCATCCGTGGAGTTACTTATTTCTTCAGATTTGGAAGGGGCGATGGAACGGGCCAAAGTCGTGGACGAAGTGAATGCCACCCGAAGGAATTTTGATGAGAACATCACAAAGGAAGCCTTTGAGATGATTGCTTCCCGCGAAGAACTGACCATGTGGAATTCTACTGTGCTTTTTAAAGAGGATTGGCACAAGGGCGTAATCGGAATCGTCGCCAGCCGCTGTATTGAGAAATACTACAGGCCCACGATCATTTTGACGGAGTCAAATGGAAAAGCCACCGGAAGTGCTAGATCTGTGGTGGATTTTAATATTTATGAGGCAATAGAAGAATGCGCGGATTTACTGGATCAGTTTGGAGGTCATATGTATGCGGCTGGATTGACGCTTTCTGTGGAGAATGTTCCTGCTTTTCAAGAGAAATTTGAGGCGGTGGTAAAGAGTAGAATCGAGGAAGTTCACCGCAAGCCGGTGATAGAAGTGGATGATGAATTGCTGTTAGATCAGATAAATTACAAGTTTTATAATATATTGAAGCAAATGGCGCCTTTTGGCCCCGGAAATACTGAACCGATCTTCCGTATAGCCAATGTATATGCAGAGGATGTGACAGTGCTTAAAGACAAACATTTGAGATTTAAGATCGTCCAAGACGGTCAGGTGACTACACCTGTGTGTTTGGGATTTGGAATGGCAGACCGGGCAAAAGATCCCGACTTGACTACCGTAAATATGCTTCGTGGAAAAATGCGATTTGATATAGTCGCTGAAATGAGAGAAAATGTGTTTCGCGACAAGAGCAGTTTGCAACTCTACGTGAAAGACATCAAATTTGACTGA
- the lptB gene encoding LPS export ABC transporter ATP-binding protein, whose product MILRAEHLVKIYKGRRVVNDISVEVSQGEIVGLLGPNGAGKTTSFYMIVGLIQPNEGKIFLENENITKLPMYRRAKLGIGYLAQEASVFRKLSVEENIMAVLEMTKMPKQERKEKVESLLEEFSLTHVRRNLGMVLSGGERRRTEIARALAVDPKFVLLDEPFAGVDPIAVEEIQTIVAKLKTKNIGILITDHNVNETLSITDRAYLMFEGKLLKAGTAEELAADEQVRKVYLGSNFELKRKVFN is encoded by the coding sequence ATGATTCTTCGTGCCGAACATTTAGTAAAAATCTATAAAGGTCGCCGGGTGGTGAATGACATCTCTGTGGAGGTAAGCCAAGGCGAGATCGTTGGGCTTTTAGGGCCTAATGGTGCTGGCAAAACCACTTCCTTCTATATGATAGTTGGATTAATCCAGCCAAATGAAGGGAAAATTTTTCTGGAAAATGAAAATATCACCAAGCTTCCCATGTATCGAAGAGCGAAGTTGGGGATAGGTTACTTGGCACAGGAAGCTTCAGTATTCAGGAAGCTTTCAGTAGAAGAAAATATCATGGCTGTGCTGGAAATGACCAAAATGCCCAAGCAGGAGCGCAAAGAAAAAGTAGAGAGCTTACTCGAAGAATTCAGCTTGACGCACGTGCGCAGAAATCTGGGAATGGTTCTTTCAGGAGGTGAGCGTAGAAGAACTGAAATAGCCAGAGCATTGGCGGTAGACCCCAAATTTGTCTTATTGGATGAGCCTTTTGCAGGTGTTGACCCGATAGCAGTGGAGGAGATTCAGACCATTGTGGCAAAACTCAAAACGAAAAATATCGGCATTCTGATCACTGATCACAACGTGAACGAAACACTTTCAATTACCGATAGAGCTTATTTAATGTTCGAAGGAAAACTGCTAAAAGCAGGAACCGCAGAGGAACTTGCGGCAGATGAACAAGTGCGAAAAGTATACTTGGGTAGTAATTTTGAGCTGAAACGAAAAGTTTTTAATTAA
- the prmA gene encoding 50S ribosomal protein L11 methyltransferase, whose translation MDYLEFRIKCLEEFREILIAELSMLGFDSFLETEEGIDAYTLESDFDRQSFDEVIAQYKEKAEITLEEGVMPKVNWNEEWEKNYDPIVVDDLVYVRASFHPSKPDFKYEIVINPKMSFGTGHHATTFQMLRHQGEIDHLGKRVLDVGSGTGILAVMAHLLGASEVKAFDIDDWCVDNGNENFDLNGLTTRMELGTIREVNPLGEFDIVLANINKNVLLDEMSIYVDLLKASGYLLLSGFYTEDIEDLNDCARPLGLELISQQSRDNWAALILRKV comes from the coding sequence ATGGATTACCTGGAGTTTAGAATCAAGTGCCTGGAAGAATTCCGGGAAATCCTTATTGCTGAATTATCTATGTTGGGCTTTGATTCCTTTCTCGAAACTGAGGAGGGAATCGATGCTTATACACTGGAATCTGATTTTGACCGTCAGTCCTTTGATGAGGTGATAGCCCAGTATAAAGAGAAGGCCGAAATCACCCTGGAAGAAGGTGTAATGCCCAAGGTCAACTGGAATGAAGAATGGGAGAAAAATTATGATCCTATCGTTGTGGACGACCTCGTGTATGTGCGGGCTTCTTTTCACCCAAGCAAACCTGATTTTAAGTATGAGATTGTGATCAATCCAAAAATGTCTTTTGGTACTGGGCACCATGCTACTACCTTCCAGATGCTTCGTCATCAGGGGGAAATCGATCACTTGGGTAAAAGAGTGTTGGATGTGGGATCGGGTACAGGAATCCTCGCTGTGATGGCGCATTTGCTTGGAGCCAGTGAGGTCAAAGCGTTTGATATTGATGATTGGTGTGTGGATAATGGAAACGAGAATTTTGACCTAAATGGATTGACTACCCGAATGGAATTGGGGACGATCCGGGAAGTGAATCCGCTAGGCGAGTTTGACATCGTCTTGGCCAATATCAATAAAAATGTCCTTTTGGATGAAATGAGCATTTATGTGGATTTGCTGAAGGCCAGCGGTTACTTGTTGCTCAGTGGCTTTTATACAGAAGATATTGAGGATTTGAACGATTGCGCAAGACCCTTGGGATTGGAATTGATCTCTCAGCAAAGCAGGGATAATTGGGCTGCGTTGATTTTGCGGAAGGTTTGA
- a CDS encoding DUF4221 family protein, protein MKKEPLLLLILISWIIGCTGSEEKYEILELVSKRIIEIPLDEYTSSTWGTLQYLNLGEDEYLVFHDQIKSREKKIHFAHINEKGRSFQVNVSLDGPNGVGHLDSFHVKNLDSIFVLNQYAYRLYLIDTSGTVRDMYPLIGDNLQEPSEITYLPFPFPFSQIVDLGSKLFFPARPDVNTLENYRLESYKTGILLDLNTKKFSYKLGYPDSYINSGFWGMPLEISSSTVNFKDSLVVQSFSIEDRVMVYDFDLRPVDSPSLFREYYDGKFHSLPEPTMEPDIFYPHIFSNPTNKAILFDPYRDLYYRIFSGPYPEEIIEQRKKSNFRRLPDDNEYPDRKIMVFDREFNELGVIELDKKKYWVDFIRVVKEGVLIRVQSENENKNIFEIFEVKL, encoded by the coding sequence ATGAAAAAGGAGCCCTTACTTTTACTTATCTTAATTTCTTGGATCATTGGATGTACTGGATCAGAGGAGAAGTATGAAATCTTAGAACTGGTTTCAAAAAGAATCATCGAAATCCCCTTGGATGAATATACCTCTAGCACTTGGGGTACATTACAATACTTAAATCTGGGAGAGGATGAATACCTGGTTTTTCATGATCAGATCAAGTCCAGGGAGAAGAAAATTCATTTTGCCCATATAAATGAAAAAGGAAGGTCTTTTCAGGTCAATGTTTCTTTAGACGGACCCAACGGTGTAGGTCATTTGGATAGCTTTCATGTGAAGAATTTGGACAGCATTTTTGTCTTGAATCAATATGCATACCGCCTATACCTTATCGACACATCCGGCACCGTCAGGGATATGTATCCACTGATAGGGGATAATCTTCAGGAGCCCTCCGAAATCACCTACCTTCCATTTCCGTTTCCCTTTTCCCAGATTGTTGATCTTGGTTCCAAATTATTTTTCCCGGCTAGGCCTGATGTAAATACGCTAGAGAATTACAGGCTTGAGTCCTACAAAACAGGGATTCTGCTGGATTTAAATACCAAAAAGTTCAGCTATAAGCTGGGATATCCGGATTCCTATATCAATTCGGGCTTTTGGGGAATGCCACTAGAAATATCCTCCTCCACCGTTAATTTCAAAGATTCACTAGTGGTGCAGAGTTTTTCGATTGAAGACCGGGTAATGGTCTATGATTTTGATTTGAGACCGGTAGATTCTCCATCCCTTTTTAGGGAGTATTATGATGGGAAGTTTCATTCCCTACCTGAACCCACCATGGAGCCTGATATATTTTATCCACATATCTTTTCCAACCCAACCAACAAAGCAATTCTTTTCGATCCATACAGGGATTTATATTACCGGATTTTCTCGGGGCCCTACCCAGAGGAGATTATAGAACAAAGGAAAAAATCCAATTTTAGAAGGCTCCCCGATGACAATGAATATCCTGACAGGAAAATTATGGTTTTTGACAGGGAATTCAATGAGCTAGGAGTCATCGAGTTGGATAAAAAAAAGTACTGGGTAGATTTTATACGGGTAGTAAAAGAAGGAGTTCTTATTCGAGTACAATCTGAAAATGAAAACAAAAATATATTTGAAATCTTTGAAGTTAAGCTTTAG
- a CDS encoding GH3 auxin-responsive promoter family protein, with protein sequence MAVLNSFMTWIFKSRLGQIDNFKHNPIAVQETIFKELIEAGKRTDFGKEHGFGEIRSYSDFAAKVPIRNYDKFKPYIDKAMEGKENVIWNTEIEWFAKSSGTTASRSKYIPVTHESLEECHYKGGKDMVALYMANYPDSRMFAGKTLTIGGTLESNPLNPLGTARAGDISAVIMENLPFWAYFVRTPSKETALMGEWEAKIEKMARETMDEDVTCMAGVPTWTIVLLQKVLELKNAKHITEVWPNLEIFFHGAVAFGPYRSLFKELIPSEKMRYMETYNASEGFFGIQDQKDSDELLLLLDYGIFYEFISMEEWENDNPDVIPLSQVEVDKNYALVITTNGGLWRYKIGDTVKFTSTSPYRFRITGRTRHFLNAFGEEVIVENAEKAVQYAAEHTEAMISNFTAAPVYFDGSGSKGAHEWIIEFQKNPTDPAKFNRLLDEHLKEINSDYDAKRHKGLALVEPIIHHAPHGLFERWMRKRGKLGGQHKVPRLSNSREYLDEILGMAENSKAGV encoded by the coding sequence ATGGCAGTCCTCAATTCCTTTATGACCTGGATCTTTAAGAGCCGCTTGGGTCAAATTGATAATTTCAAACATAATCCTATTGCCGTTCAAGAGACTATTTTTAAGGAACTGATAGAGGCAGGAAAGAGGACTGACTTTGGAAAAGAACATGGCTTTGGCGAGATTAGAAGCTATTCTGATTTTGCGGCTAAGGTACCCATCAGGAATTACGATAAGTTTAAACCCTACATTGATAAAGCAATGGAAGGGAAAGAAAACGTAATCTGGAACACGGAAATAGAATGGTTTGCAAAATCATCAGGCACTACCGCTAGTCGAAGTAAATACATTCCGGTGACGCACGAAAGCTTGGAGGAATGCCACTACAAAGGAGGAAAGGATATGGTTGCGCTTTATATGGCCAACTACCCTGATTCTAGAATGTTTGCGGGCAAAACGCTCACTATTGGTGGCACACTGGAAAGTAACCCGCTTAACCCTTTAGGAACAGCCAGAGCAGGGGACATCTCTGCAGTGATCATGGAAAACCTGCCTTTTTGGGCGTATTTTGTCCGAACACCTTCTAAGGAAACTGCCTTGATGGGTGAATGGGAAGCCAAAATCGAGAAAATGGCCCGGGAGACCATGGATGAAGATGTAACATGTATGGCGGGAGTTCCGACTTGGACTATTGTACTTTTGCAGAAAGTGTTGGAGTTAAAGAATGCCAAGCATATCACTGAAGTTTGGCCCAATCTGGAGATTTTCTTCCATGGAGCAGTTGCTTTTGGCCCCTATAGAAGTCTATTCAAGGAGCTTATTCCTTCAGAAAAAATGAGGTACATGGAGACCTATAATGCTTCTGAAGGTTTTTTTGGTATACAGGATCAGAAAGATTCTGATGAGTTGTTGCTCTTGTTGGATTATGGGATTTTCTATGAATTTATCTCGATGGAAGAGTGGGAAAATGACAATCCGGACGTAATTCCCCTGTCCCAAGTGGAAGTGGATAAGAATTATGCGCTGGTGATCACCACCAATGGCGGACTGTGGAGGTACAAAATCGGTGACACCGTTAAGTTTACCTCTACCTCTCCTTACCGATTCAGAATAACGGGGCGCACAAGACATTTTCTCAATGCATTTGGAGAAGAAGTGATCGTGGAAAATGCCGAAAAAGCAGTTCAATATGCCGCCGAACATACGGAAGCGATGATTTCTAATTTTACGGCTGCTCCAGTGTATTTTGATGGTTCTGGATCAAAAGGTGCCCATGAATGGATTATTGAGTTTCAAAAGAACCCAACAGACCCAGCTAAATTCAACCGACTTCTTGACGAGCATTTGAAAGAGATTAATTCTGATTATGATGCAAAGCGTCATAAGGGGTTAGCACTGGTAGAGCCGATTATTCATCATGCACCGCATGGCTTATTCGAAAGGTGGATGCGAAAAAGAGGGAAATTGGGAGGGCAGCATAAGGTGCCTAGACTTTCCAATTCCAGAGAGTATCTGGATGAGATTTTAGGGATGGCTGAAAATTCTAAAGCCGGAGTATAG
- a CDS encoding regulatory protein RecX: MSSWGKYKPNESGKNSWSREEAFEKLTTFCAYQDRCPWEIRRKLYEKGIKDELAEQLIAELIDEEFVDEERYARAFARGKFRLKKWGRNRIRMELKMREISEELIRKGISEIDPEEYFDTLLTQTEKKWESTHEADDYKKKFKVTQYLINKGFEMDLVKEAWDSLQSQ, encoded by the coding sequence ATGTCCAGTTGGGGAAAATATAAGCCAAATGAGTCAGGAAAAAACTCCTGGTCCCGGGAGGAAGCTTTTGAAAAGCTCACAACCTTCTGCGCCTATCAGGATCGCTGCCCTTGGGAAATCCGTCGCAAACTCTACGAAAAAGGCATAAAGGATGAGCTTGCTGAGCAATTAATCGCTGAATTGATTGACGAAGAATTTGTGGATGAAGAGCGCTATGCAAGAGCCTTTGCCAGAGGCAAATTCAGACTGAAAAAATGGGGGAGAAACCGCATCCGAATGGAGCTGAAAATGCGGGAAATTTCCGAGGAACTCATCCGAAAGGGAATTTCCGAAATCGATCCGGAGGAATATTTCGATACCCTTTTGACCCAAACCGAGAAAAAGTGGGAAAGCACGCATGAAGCTGATGACTACAAAAAGAAATTCAAAGTCACTCAATACCTGATAAACAAGGGCTTTGAGATGGATCTGGTGAAAGAAGCTTGGGATAGTTTGCAGTCGCAGTGA
- the tpiA gene encoding triose-phosphate isomerase has translation MRKKIVAGNWKMNMTFEEGQTLTSEILNMIKDEHSGDAIAVLNPPFPHIFPVKKLIGESKSVFIGAQNCSDKEAGAFTGEISAKILASFGVQYVIIGHSERREYFKEGNEMLAAKVKLALANGLIPIFCCGESLEVRTAGTHEPNVKFQLTEGLFDLSPEDFSKVVIAYEPIWAIGTGKTASSEEAQDMHAALRRHIASKYGKDIADNTSILYGGSCNPKNAQELFAKPDVDGGLIGGASLKSRDFVDIIKSF, from the coding sequence ATGCGTAAGAAAATCGTAGCCGGCAACTGGAAAATGAACATGACTTTCGAAGAAGGTCAGACCCTTACTTCCGAAATATTAAACATGATCAAGGACGAGCATTCCGGAGATGCTATCGCAGTACTTAATCCTCCTTTTCCCCATATTTTCCCTGTTAAAAAACTCATAGGAGAATCAAAAAGTGTGTTTATTGGAGCTCAGAACTGCTCTGATAAAGAAGCAGGGGCATTTACAGGAGAGATCTCTGCCAAGATACTAGCTTCTTTTGGCGTGCAATACGTGATCATTGGACATAGTGAGCGTCGGGAATATTTCAAAGAAGGCAATGAAATGCTTGCCGCAAAAGTGAAGCTTGCTTTGGCAAATGGCTTGATTCCAATCTTCTGTTGTGGAGAATCCCTTGAGGTTCGAACTGCCGGTACACATGAGCCAAATGTGAAATTTCAGTTGACAGAAGGTCTTTTTGACTTAAGTCCTGAGGATTTTTCTAAAGTTGTGATTGCTTATGAGCCGATCTGGGCTATCGGAACAGGTAAGACTGCCAGTTCTGAGGAAGCCCAGGATATGCATGCAGCCTTGAGAAGACACATCGCTTCCAAATATGGAAAGGACATCGCAGATAATACGTCAATCCTTTATGGAGGTAGCTGCAATCCAAAAAATGCGCAGGAGCTTTTTGCTAAGCCTGATGTAGATGGCGGATTGATCGGTGGAGCATCACTGAAGTCTCGTGATTTCGTAGATATTATCAAATCCTTCTAA
- the crtD gene encoding 1-hydroxycarotenoid 3,4-desaturase CrtD, which yields MPQKALIIGSGIAGIAAAIRLALKGYAVEVFEANSYPGGKLSEIALGNYRFDAGPSLFTLPEQVDELFLLAGRNPEDYFNYEKLNVTCDYFWEDGTRLKAYSDLNRFAEEVQTKLGEPASAIRDALRQSAFIYDSLAPLFMNRSLHKLDTWTNSQALKSYLRMGKLGIFSTMNETNRRHFKHPKLVQLFNRYATYNGSNPYETPATLNIIPHLEFNIGAYFPKKGMHDITLSLFKLSEELGVKYHFGQRVDQIFVENGNVKGIKVTGKEILADLVVNNMDMVNAYKTILKDQKQPKLLLKQPKSSSALIFYWGIRRNFPELGLHNIFFSDNYALEFEHIFKRGTIYEDPTVYLNITSTHKPDDAPEGCMNWFTMINVPNNQGQDWDTLIALAKKNIIHKLNRILKTDVESLIEVEEILDPRKIESKTSSARGALYGNSSNNKFAAFLRHANYSSSIKNLYFCGGSVHPGGGIPLCLLSAKIMSEMIEN from the coding sequence ATGCCCCAAAAAGCACTTATCATCGGCTCCGGTATTGCCGGCATAGCTGCGGCTATTAGATTAGCACTGAAAGGTTATGCTGTAGAGGTATTCGAAGCGAACTCCTATCCGGGAGGCAAACTCAGCGAGATTGCGTTGGGGAACTACCGGTTTGATGCCGGACCATCACTTTTTACCCTTCCTGAGCAAGTGGATGAATTGTTTCTGCTGGCGGGAAGAAATCCCGAAGATTATTTTAACTATGAGAAGCTGAATGTGACTTGCGACTATTTTTGGGAGGATGGTACTAGATTGAAAGCATATTCCGATCTCAATAGATTTGCTGAGGAAGTACAGACAAAGCTGGGAGAACCTGCTTCAGCGATCCGGGATGCACTCAGACAATCAGCTTTCATCTATGACAGCTTAGCTCCTCTTTTTATGAACCGTTCTCTTCATAAGCTGGATACCTGGACCAATTCCCAAGCTTTAAAGTCCTATTTGAGAATGGGTAAACTGGGGATTTTTTCGACCATGAATGAAACAAACCGAAGGCACTTCAAGCATCCCAAATTGGTGCAACTCTTCAACCGCTATGCGACTTACAATGGGTCGAATCCGTATGAGACTCCGGCCACGCTCAATATTATTCCTCATTTGGAATTTAATATCGGCGCCTATTTTCCAAAAAAAGGAATGCATGACATTACGCTAAGTCTCTTCAAGCTATCGGAAGAACTTGGGGTAAAGTATCATTTCGGACAGAGAGTAGATCAAATCTTCGTTGAAAATGGAAATGTAAAAGGGATAAAAGTAACCGGTAAAGAAATCCTTGCTGACCTTGTGGTGAACAATATGGATATGGTGAATGCTTACAAGACTATACTCAAGGATCAGAAACAACCGAAGCTTTTGCTTAAACAGCCCAAATCAAGTTCAGCCTTGATTTTCTATTGGGGGATCAGACGGAATTTCCCTGAATTGGGTCTTCATAATATTTTTTTCTCTGATAATTATGCGTTGGAATTTGAACATATTTTCAAGCGGGGGACTATTTATGAGGATCCCACGGTTTATCTCAACATTACCTCGACACATAAACCGGACGATGCGCCGGAAGGATGTATGAACTGGTTTACTATGATCAATGTACCCAATAATCAAGGGCAAGATTGGGATACGCTAATAGCCTTAGCCAAAAAAAATATAATCCATAAGCTTAACCGCATTTTAAAGACCGATGTGGAGTCGCTGATTGAGGTGGAGGAAATTCTAGATCCGCGGAAGATAGAGTCCAAGACCTCAAGTGCCCGGGGAGCGCTCTATGGCAACAGTTCAAATAACAAGTTTGCAGCCTTCCTGCGTCATGCAAACTATTCTTCCTCAATCAAAAACCTTTACTTCTGCGGGGGATCAGTTCATCCCGGAGGTGGAATTCCGCTTTGCCTGCTTTCTGCAAAAATCATGAGTGAAATGATTGAAAACTAG